Part of the Polyodon spathula isolate WHYD16114869_AA chromosome 18, ASM1765450v1, whole genome shotgun sequence genome, CCCAggtaaaaatgtaacattattacaTTGCAGACTTTGCCAGACATTCAAATTGCTGACGTGCCAATGAATTTAAAGTAAAGGCCAGTGATTTCCTGCTTTCTTCACCATACAGATATATTCCGATGACAGTTTCACAGCCAGGACTGCCAGGTTGCTCCACTATACAATCCAGTTCTTTGGACCCTGAAACAGTATATCAATCACTTCTGAGCCACATGGGATGCCAGACTTCACCATAGGCTTTATCTTCTGTGCCCAGTATTGCTCAGAAGACTCAGTACTGcatagcagagagagagagagagagagagagagagagagagagagagagagagagactgggtcAGTCAGCATTGCAGATGTACAGAGCTATTTATTACTATTCAACACAGTCAGCAACCTGAGCAAGGCTATATACACCTTCATTCTTTAATTTCTCTGTACGGTACAGCACAGTGACCCACTAACTCAATGCTGGAGCATAGTATAATTCCTGACCGTAGAAGGGTAGCCTTGAGGTCAGGCAGGCTAGCAGTGGCAATAGCAAATGCAAGAGACAGAAGCTGAAGTTAGGCACTTGAATGTGCACTTTCATTTACACAAAAACTGATAGCAAAGCGGATTCGCCTCACACAGGCTTTGAAAAGCCAAAGCAACAAAATACGACCCTGGCAGAGCTCTCTCtgcaaaaataatgtataatatttaCAATTACACCACAAACACCAAATCTATACAAATGGTCTGCCCTCCCTCAATGACCCAGAGGAAAGAGGTGTACCCTAGCAAGCCACCTAAACTTGTAACAGAGTACCGGGGTCACCCaaataaagagaaagaaaaattGGACAATAAAATAGCTGAGCTACTCAGTGAGCCACATGTCATGAGATGTGACTCACAGCAAAGCCCTATAAGAAGCATCATAGCCTGGGTATCCAATCTGAGACCACTACTGCAGTCAATAGCACGTGTcgagatttaaaatgattaaGACATCAAGGCTTAGTGCCCTTGTTGCTTTATTCTCCCAAGTTACAAAACAAGGTTTGTTTTGCTTCACTCCATGTGGTTTATAATTTCTGTGCTGCTGCAGTAGCACTTGAGCGTCATTTCTGTCCTCTCCACAGGCACTGTGCACCTGCTAGCACGAGCCTAGCAGAAGCGTTTGGTTTACAGGCAGGTTTCTAAAAGGGGAGGTGGCTTCAGTCCCTACAGGTAAAACAAACCCTTGTGCAAACATACAGACCTGTCTTCCGATAAAGTAGAATGCACAGAATGGTAATCTACAGAAGAATAAAGTAAACACACAACAATTATATTCTGTCACTAAAGCCTTTGATTAAAACATGCAACCCCAAATCTTTAGACATTATAATAATTCTCAAAGGGAATACaataaatagattattattattattattattattattattattattattattattattattattattaatgtcgcGATAGCAGTATTGTGCAGGGCTCCTCTATTACGTGCTTTATGGTAGCTGGGCTGTGCTGGTTAGACTCTCGGGCGTGTATCTGCGCTGTCTCCATTCATGTATGTGAACGAACGAGAAAAGGGGAAGGGACTCTAGTGAAGGAATATCTTTAACTTGAGAATTTCACAATAGCGGAGGGTTGATTTCAATTTACCGTACACTAAAAAAAAGGGGGACGGGTAACTGGTGAGTCAGAGCAGAAATAAACAACACCgcacagagagaaaaaaacagctctgcttttatatacttgtggaaATCCATTATTTAGGTATATGGATATGCATGCGTGATGCACCATATCATGTCGTTTCCAAATGTTAGCTTGTCGATTTGGAAATATGCAAATCATGGGGAAAATCTAGATATAAAATGACTGGACGCGGGTGCTTTCCGTGCTGGTGTTTTTGCTGGCTggcttttaaaattaaacagccGCAGTCACTCGAAGTATCGCAGAATACAACGTAGCATCAATGTACTTGGGTACTGGCTGGGTTTATTATATGGCTTTCTGTTTGCAACAGACACAGAATACAAGTTTGCTTAGTAAACGCGGTGGAAGACGTGCATCGTATTGATTTGATATCTAGAATTCGTTTTCAAATTAGATAACGTAGATACCACGCGTACTGTACATTCTTAACACAGGGAAATAAATGCTGGACGAAACTATCATTGAGTCTCTCCCGGACCTTAAAGATGTGGAAAGTAAAATCGGCAGAAAAACGCCGGAAGGGTTGCTGAGATGGCTGCGGGAGGACTCTGCTCTCCTTCTCGGGGGCAACACCCTGAACCCCGGGGAGAGCAAAGAGCGCGACCCGCTCCCGGGGAAGAAAGGTCTGGATGAAAAAATACGAAACTTAAAACTCGAAATGGTAAGAGGCAAATATTGTATGTATATAACTAAATATCAGCAAGTATATCTTTTGAAGGCTGTATGAAAGCATGGGCGATTGCTGGACAAGCACAAACGAAAGTGCAACATTCTAGATGCGGTATAAGTAAATACTGCATTTAACATTTatggaataacattttttttttttttttgcaaaagctaTATTTGGTGGTAATCCTATATAGTAGAGAAGAATGTTATTGCAGGTGCGCTCCAGGAATGTAACGGTGCTGCGGTGACAAGGACAGGTGCAGCCTACTCCAGACaagcgaacacacacacacacgcacacacacacacacacacacacacacagagacagacagacacagagacagacagagtctGTTGAGATTGTCCCCTACCAGTCTAGACTGCCCTACATTGCTGCACCATTGCTACCAACTTCACCTGCAGGAACTAGTTCCTATTAAAAGTGTGGTGTCCATGCGTTTCAAAGCATTTCAAGGACAGATGGCCAGCTGTGAACAATGCTCtagtcattttattttgcaggaaTGTTAACAACAATTTTTCTCATTAGCATTATCACTGATCCCCCCTTTTCTTGTGTTGAGGGTCTTTGGTTTTTTGCTTGGTTTTAATGGTTGAATTCGGGATATACTGTACCGGTTTTTCAAGTACAGTACTACAGTTCAAATCAAGCTGTGTCTTCCTAGTATATTGTGTGTTCTGATTGCAGCTTGACCGCTGCACTTCAGGAAGAGATTTGGTACCTGGATGCAGCATCAATCTGTCATTTTAcagtgttgtctttgaaatattagGATACTCCAGATTTAACCATTTAATACATGGAAAGAACCAACAAATCTTCAAGAGGGACCAGTTCATGCTAACTGCTGTAGAGGTCAAAATAATGGACATCGGCCACAGCTGTTATCActcttaattttgtttatttttacaacttaGGTATCGTCttattgcagggatggaagtaagattcctattgcatagcaggttcacccattctaggttttactacgagcttggtTAGCCACATTTTACAACTAAGAAGCTCATGTTGGTCTTagtaaactcatagtaaaaccaggaatggatcgaactgctgtgcaataggtgtcttatttccatccctgcatcgGCCCTTGGGAATATTTATTGTTTCCTCATTTGCACTTTACTTCTGAAGTAGTGCCTGCCAGCTGAAATTCTGCTGCTTCTGCACAATTTGGGACGCCAgctgatttattaaataatatctagctgtaaaaaaacaataaataataatgtattttactgtacagggAAGACCTTtgaccatactgtactgtacttcatcTAAGAGAAGATTTTGGACAGCTGCCCAGCCATACACATTTAGCACACTCTGGGGCCATCTGTAGCGTGGAAGACACTGGAAATCCATTATTGTCGTCCCTGTGCAAGATTGAGGAACTTCTGGAATGGAATATGTCTCTTCATCACTCCGGTGGAGATTTTTTTAGGTCAGCCTTGTCTGGCagcaaatttgtttttttctcttgtcCTTCCTCTGCGATGTTACATTCCACATGGCTGTTTTTCAGTGTCTGGTTATCCCAATGGTGTCCCTATTTCTCTTTCAATGCTACGGAATTCCGACAAGCTCACTTTGTTCAAAGTAGCTTGTTCTAGACATGGCTGGAATAGACATAGCTTATTCAAACTGTCTGTGCCAGCTTTGGCTTGTCCTTTTACAGTATACCTGCTGCTTCCTTTGGGAATTTGAAGATGGCACAGCTCATTAGATGCTCTACATCTGAAATGGACCAATGCTTTTTCCAGAGGCAGTAAAAACAGTGCCGTTCTGTTTGGGAAAATCTATAAAAAGCCCAGTGTTCTCGTCATATACTGTGCTAAGCAGTCTTTACAGGCAGTCAATCTGTGGAGAGGCATGTATTCAGTTATATGCTCTCTGGaagagaggagtagagagagcaGCATGCATTCTTACTGGGGATGGGGGGAGCATGTGAAAAACCCTATACCTGTACAATGTCAATGTCAGTCTAATGTGAATGTCAATGACAGTCTAAGCTGGTGTCTGGTGCTGAATAGCTAACACGTGTTGTCTTCGTCCCCTTTAGGCCTACCTGCGCTCCACTGACGTGAAGATCCTTCAGCAGCTGGTCGCAGTGAACGAGGGGATCGAGGCGGTCAAGTGGATTCTGGAGGAGAAGGGCAACCTGGCCAGTCGCTGTAGCAGCCTGACCAGCAGCCAGTATAGCCTGGTGGAGAGCCAGGAGACCTCCAGGAGAGGCAGCTGGAACAGTCTGGTGGAGAGTCAGGAGACCTCCAGCCTGCAGGACCCCAGCGACAAACTGGACAACATCTCCATCGGCAGCTACCTGGACACCTTGGCAGACGATATGGACGAGTACTGCCCATCCAGTTCAGAGTCCGCGATCTGCTCCTCCCCTAAGGGCCACAGAGGCCCCTGTGGCAGGTCTGAGCAGGAGCAGCAGTGGGGTGGTGGAGGAGGCAAAACCTGCGGACAGGGCTCTCCTTTACACAGAACACACTTCTTTAGGGAGAACCAGGGCTGGGGTAAGCCAGCCCAGCACCCTTCCAAAGTGGAGTCCAGCAGAGTTATCAGGGAGCTGCTTCCTTCAAAGTCACGCAGCCTAGGGAACAGCTATCTGGACAAACCGGGTGCTGACCTCGACTGCATCCCAGAGACAAGGCCTACTTTAGCGGAGAAGCCATCCAAAGGCAGCCCCAAGCTGAACCcctataaaaacagtaaaatagatTTGGACAGCTGTAAACTGAACACTAAGATCCACCTCGAGTACGATGCGCACTGGCGCTGGGTGCAGTCTCAGGACGATGTGACGTTCTTGTAAGAGAGGGAGAACCCCAACAGGCATCAGGGTGAAGTGCCACGCCCACCCCCAGGGCACCGAAATTTAACCTAGCCACAAGCCATGAGCTGTTTACAAGCAGAACTGGCACAATCCTAGTTTTCAGGTGCTCAATATGATTCTAGAATCTTGCAAAACTTTACGATTCTAGAATCTTAACAAAAACCTAACTAGGTAAACTTGTTGAAGATATCAGCTCGGAAGTAATTTGAGTTGATTAGAGACACATTTTACAGGGGGAAAAAATGAGCGCTTTGTTTTAGCCTTGTTGTCCATGCAgcagtaaatattaatatatcaCTCCAACCCCTCACCcttttcctttctaaaaatgCATTGTGCTTGCAGCCCAGTTTGATGCTTTCCATTACCGTGCCTGCAGTTTGAACAGAATTGAAATCTTTGATGCCTCCAGATTCCCTCTCCTGTGGGATCCAGATACAGACGCTCCATGTGTACACGCTAGAGCTTCAGCCACAGCAGTGCAACACAGAAGAGCCTGTGCATTCATTCATCTTATTGTCCTGGATACAGATTTCAatttcctgcatttttttctttttaattgatacACCTgccatttgtttttacatttggaATATATACTACAGCAGACGGCAGCTGTATTGTTATAAAGAGGCAGGCTAATGCGGGCAGGGCACGACTATAGGAGCAGTGTTCTTATTGCAGGACAAACCAAACCGCATTGCTCTGTGATCACAATGCTGTAAAGTTCATACTGTTGGATCGCACCTTCTTGCCGTGGacaatatttcaataaacctaccTAAAAACCGACGGCATCCAACACGATTAACATTCCTATTAATAACTCATCTGGGGATTTTGATTTGCTGGTACAAGCAGGAGAATGACTGAGCTAACATGCAATCAAACAGAATCTGGAACATCAAGCAAAACTGTTTGATGACAACCACAATTTGCCAAACAATGTAGCTGAACTAGCTTGAGGAAATGCCGGTGCCAAAACACAGCTTTAAGAAAAGGCATTGGTCGTGTGTGCGAGACTGTCTTCATTAGCATTATCCACTTCTTCTATTTGTAAATCTAACAAAGTGGCAATGGATGAAAATAACCTTCTTATCCAGCCTAGGAGTTGACCCACGATTGACAGAAAACAGCTCTCCCGTAATCAACTTTCTTCAGAGGGTCCTCCTCTAGTTTTTAAGTGGGGAAAGGGTTCAACTAAACCTCATGCTGTTGGATTAGGGGGTGGGGGTTGATGGTTAATATTAGTGTGACCCTCAGACATACTGCTGATTACATCACCTCAACTTGAGGGACAGAATGGTCTTCTGATCGGCATACTCATGGGCAATTCCACAACACACGTATGACCATCATGTTTCTCTCTCTGTTCCCTCGCATAGAAACCTCGGAAGCTTATTAGTCCACATAGTTTGTGTCTAGACCAGGGTTGCCGTCAACTATTTGCttttgggaagaaaaacaaactgtaacaaatctctctatatgtgtgtgtttgtatcctCACCAACTCTCTTAGATGTGGTTCCTCAATTAATATTGAAGTTATATTCTGAATTTGCCAAAGCTGAATGTGCTTTTGATTTGGGAGGAAGAACAGCCATTGAAGCGATGTCTTGAGTGGTGGCTGGGGGTTGCTGCTGCCAAGCGGCGTTTCTTCTGGTGTTTGAACTGGATTGTGTTTAGTGTGTTATGGTCTGCAGATTGAATAGAAGTAGTTTTTTGTGAGATAATGTAGATCTGTGAATAATGAAACATATGCATTAGgcgtgtatataatatataaaatataaataactaacgtaataaataaataaataaataaataaataaataaataaataataataataataataataataataataataataataataataataataataatgacaataaatatGTACATAAAGTCTGTAGCCTGCACATGAACATAATAAAACTTGTTAAAACAAATTTGTTTCATCTTTCTTTATTACTTGGTacaaagttattgtttttttaattaaaagttaaaTTTGCCCAAGACTTTGATGTTGTCATGATGATGATTGTTGTTTGggctcagataaaaaaaaaaaaatatgtggtgAGTAAAGGGAATACAAAAGCTGCTGCTAAGGACTCTAGTAGTATTTGAATTGCCACTCCGATTAACATGTATGAATAAATGCAATGCCAAAAAACCTGTGTCATATAAAACACAGGCCCCAATTGCTTGGCAGACCTTTACAAATTGAAATCAGGGGTATTGATCCAGGTATTGATTGGGAGTATTGATCCCAGTATCCTGGTTTAATCATTAATTACAGGACCTTTCTAGAAACAAATAAGTAAGTGTGATTGGGGATAGTCACATTCTGGTATGTTCACCTTATTGTTCTGTGGGTTTCAGAACTTTCATAACGTTTTTATAGCAGATTGTACAGAGCATACAAACAAGTTGCAGTGCATCGAGCATgaccaaaacaacaaacaaaaaaaacagattaaagacATAGAGATGCATTCAATAGTTTACTCAAAGATGCTTAGGCGGGACTAGCCTACCCTAGCTTCAGATATTATATGGCTGTCTGCAAGCTTGTGTCTCCACTGGTCTGTCACAGATACCTCTATGCTGAACAGAATTAGCGTTTACAGTCAAAGCGCTTGGAGAGCACATCACCTGGCTGCCAGTCTGCAGATCAGCTCTTGAATTTCGCTTGATGAAGCACATCTAGACAGGATTAATTTGGGAAGGGTTATTTCCAGATTAAACCAATTCCATTGTTTTTGTCCCTCTTGTGCTCTTTCAGTAAGTCAGCTGTCCTGCACTGTCCTTGTCAGCACAGTGgtgcagcactgtactgtatgtgtatcgGAAACTCGCAGCGAGCAGCAGCTGGGCCCTTTTATTGAACAAAGTCAGGTGCTATGAGGATTGAATTTCTGTACCTGTACCACATAAACCCATCAGAGAAATAGGAAGCAGCTGCGCCTTTCTCTACAGAATCAGTGTCCTGGTCTACTGAATCGATACAATATatattccaaaatgaaaaaaCGCAAGCTCTTTGAAAGCATGCTGCAGATACTGTAAATTCCTTAtttgtttctattacattttatttttttaattatttgttttgatttatttatttaagcaggagATTGACCCATTTAAACTGaggccttgtttacaagggggtcctggaaattGTAACGTTGTACCAATACTGCAGTATCTCAGTGTGGGCTTCAGCCGGGTCAGGACCCCCCATTCATAACACTGCCTGAGGTCTGTGCTGCTTATCCAGGGCGGTCCCATGGTGAAGTGATTGTGAGCGCCAGTAAATAAGCTTTGTCTCTTAGTTCCAGTGGGGAGGTGCAGAGCTGTCAGACCACATTGATTTATTGCCTCCTCGTCCCGGACAGGATTGAAAGGCTTGGGTGAGAGGTTACTACATCAATCAACTGGCCATCTTATTTTTA contains:
- the LOC121330617 gene encoding leucine rich adaptor protein 1-like; amino-acid sequence: MLDETIIESLPDLKDVESKIGRKTPEGLLRWLREDSALLLGGNTLNPGESKERDPLPGKKGLDEKIRNLKLEMAYLRSTDVKILQQLVAVNEGIEAVKWILEEKGNLASRCSSLTSSQYSLVESQETSRRGSWNSLVESQETSSLQDPSDKLDNISIGSYLDTLADDMDEYCPSSSESAICSSPKGHRGPCGRSEQEQQWGGGGGKTCGQGSPLHRTHFFRENQGWGKPAQHPSKVESSRVIRELLPSKSRSLGNSYLDKPGADLDCIPETRPTLAEKPSKGSPKLNPYKNSKIDLDSCKLNTKIHLEYDAHWRWVQSQDDVTFL